From one Bacillus sp. FJAT-42376 genomic stretch:
- a CDS encoding helix-turn-helix domain-containing protein — translation MSFLTFHVPPFPTFIKAGKFTFKAGNRHFKRTFTVFDFLYVKKGALYMTENGIPYTVSEGEYLLLLPGLEHYGHKESSQNTEVYWMHFKAEGEFALLDEGHDNWLDAQRREADFERSAEYEFRIKQKGRLEHPLTAEKLLENLVSITSQSPDFPLRQQLYFQELLVHLQKEALNIPSAAEQVTNEAVQFLQTHYHEDIKMEDLSKTILYHQDYITRCMQKTLGQTPSQYLNQYRLSQAKRLLAATDDKISYIAKETGITDATYFSKLFRKIEGMTPNEYRKVINRLKD, via the coding sequence ATGTCTTTTCTGACATTTCACGTTCCGCCGTTCCCGACCTTTATCAAAGCGGGCAAATTTACATTTAAAGCAGGAAACCGGCATTTTAAAAGAACGTTTACGGTTTTTGATTTTCTTTATGTAAAAAAAGGGGCCTTATATATGACGGAAAATGGCATTCCTTACACTGTCAGTGAGGGGGAATACCTGCTTCTTCTGCCTGGGCTCGAGCATTATGGCCATAAAGAAAGCAGCCAGAATACGGAAGTGTACTGGATGCATTTTAAGGCAGAAGGCGAATTTGCTCTTCTTGATGAGGGGCATGACAATTGGCTGGATGCCCAGCGGCGAGAAGCGGATTTTGAGCGTTCCGCCGAATATGAATTCAGGATCAAACAAAAAGGCCGTCTTGAACACCCCCTGACAGCTGAGAAGCTTCTTGAAAACCTGGTGAGCATTACAAGCCAGTCCCCTGATTTTCCTCTTCGCCAGCAGCTTTATTTTCAGGAGCTGTTGGTGCATCTGCAGAAGGAAGCACTGAATATTCCATCGGCTGCTGAGCAGGTGACCAATGAAGCGGTGCAATTTTTACAGACCCATTATCATGAGGATATAAAGATGGAGGACCTTTCGAAAACCATTCTGTATCATCAGGATTACATTACAAGGTGCATGCAGAAAACTTTGGGGCAGACGCCGTCTCAATATTTAAATCAGTACAGGCTTTCCCAGGCGAAGAGGCTTCTTGCTGCGACAGATGACAAAATTTCGTACATAGCAAAAGAAACGGGGATCACGGACGCCACTTATTTTTCCAAGCTGTTCCGTAAAATAGAAGGCATGACGCCCAATGAATACCGGAAAGTCATCAACCGGCTGAAGGATTAG
- a CDS encoding histidine phosphatase family protein, translated as MSTFIYMVRHGESPKEGKERTRALTEKGYADVERVTEILKDEKIDAVVSSPYIRSILTVEKLAEQIGKEVIVFEDLKERIFSSDDSRAADKELIPLLERSFLEPTFSLKGGESNADCQKRAVSVLEQLLVSYSGQRVAVGTHGAVMTLMMAYFDSSYDLEFLYSTSKPDIYRMEFHGHKLINVQRLWSEN; from the coding sequence ATGAGTACCTTTATTTATATGGTCAGACACGGTGAATCACCGAAGGAAGGAAAGGAAAGAACAAGAGCATTGACCGAAAAAGGGTATGCAGATGTGGAACGGGTAACGGAGATTCTGAAAGATGAGAAGATTGATGCAGTGGTATCGAGTCCGTATATACGGTCCATATTAACCGTTGAAAAATTAGCTGAACAAATAGGAAAAGAGGTTATTGTATTTGAAGATTTAAAAGAAAGAATCTTTTCTTCTGATGATAGCCGGGCAGCGGACAAAGAATTAATTCCTCTATTAGAGAGGTCATTTTTGGAACCGACATTCTCTTTAAAAGGAGGCGAATCCAATGCAGACTGTCAGAAACGAGCAGTTAGCGTATTAGAACAACTGCTCGTTTCGTACAGCGGGCAAAGAGTTGCAGTCGGAACACACGGGGCGGTTATGACCTTGATGATGGCGTATTTTGATAGCAGCTATGATTTAGAATTTTTATATAGCACCTCAAAACCTGATATTTACAGAATGGAGTTTCACGGGCATAAGCTAATCAATGTTCAAAGATTGTGGAGTGAAAATTGA
- a CDS encoding GNAT family protein encodes MEENDLEELYQLRYGEEHPEWKKWDAPYFPHERISFEEYKMKQAEKQQGMEAIIQAGKKTIGTIIYYWEHQPSNWLEIGITIYLPEYWNGGYGTEALSLWMDHLFETMSIPRVGITTWSGNERMMRAAEKQGMKLEGRMRKCRYYNGEYYDSIRMGILREEWETRKSGGLPVYRA; translated from the coding sequence GTGGAAGAAAACGATCTTGAGGAGCTCTATCAATTGCGATACGGGGAAGAACACCCTGAGTGGAAGAAGTGGGATGCCCCTTATTTTCCTCATGAGCGAATAAGCTTTGAAGAATATAAAATGAAACAGGCTGAAAAACAGCAGGGGATGGAAGCGATAATCCAGGCTGGAAAAAAAACAATCGGCACCATCATTTATTACTGGGAGCACCAGCCTTCAAACTGGCTGGAGATTGGAATAACCATTTATCTTCCTGAATATTGGAATGGAGGCTATGGTACCGAGGCGCTCTCACTCTGGATGGATCATTTGTTTGAGACCATGTCCATTCCCCGTGTCGGCATCACCACCTGGTCAGGAAACGAGCGGATGATGCGCGCTGCTGAAAAGCAGGGGATGAAGCTTGAGGGCAGAATGAGGAAATGCAGATACTATAATGGAGAATATTATGACTCGATTCGAATGGGAATCCTAAGAGAAGAATGGGAAACGCGGAAAAGTGGCGGTCTGCCTGTTTACAGAGCATAA
- a CDS encoding GDSL-type esterase/lipase family protein, whose amino-acid sequence MHIALIGDSLTEGRPGIPFARLLKEQFPGFRFDNLGKGGDTVLSLYSRLSKKKLPAHYDLAFLWIGVNDVYTKMLNAQAQVPAKDEKEFEEVYKKCVEIILGSSKQIILVTPALIGEDTESHANKQLRTLSSIILSLADKQPNLLGLDLHTIFKHHLAQKTSSDYISVKVTRIMADALFHRKPSRIDKLSRERGLHLTLDGVHLNSLGAQITAGEYAELIKAENKKAAL is encoded by the coding sequence ATGCATATTGCATTGATTGGCGACAGTTTAACCGAAGGAAGACCAGGTATCCCTTTTGCCAGGCTGTTGAAAGAACAGTTTCCCGGGTTCCGTTTTGATAACCTTGGAAAAGGCGGGGATACAGTCTTAAGCCTTTATTCCAGACTTTCTAAAAAGAAGCTCCCTGCTCATTATGATCTTGCCTTTCTTTGGATTGGTGTAAACGATGTGTATACGAAAATGCTGAACGCCCAGGCACAGGTTCCTGCAAAGGATGAGAAGGAATTTGAAGAAGTGTATAAAAAATGCGTGGAAATCATACTTGGCTCATCAAAACAGATCATTCTGGTCACACCGGCTTTAATTGGTGAAGACACTGAAAGCCATGCAAATAAACAGCTTAGAACGTTATCCTCCATCATCCTGTCATTAGCGGACAAACAACCTAATCTCCTCGGTCTCGACCTGCATACAATTTTCAAGCATCATCTTGCTCAAAAAACAAGCTCCGACTATATTTCTGTGAAAGTCACTCGGATAATGGCAGATGCTCTTTTCCACCGAAAGCCTTCTCGGATTGATAAACTCTCGAGAGAAAGAGGTCTTCATTTAACGCTTGACGGCGTCCATTTGAACAGCCTGGGAGCCCAGATCACAGCCGGCGAATACGCAGAACTTATTAAGGCGGAAAATAAAAAAGCTGCATTATAA
- a CDS encoding SDR family oxidoreductase, producing MENKKVAIVTGGASGIGRALCLELSRQGAAVIIADINETEGKKAQAAITGSAFVYCDVKDLRCMEKIIHETYTNYGRIDYLFNNAGVALYGEFSDMNMTHWKKTMDVNVWGVIHGTQIAYAIMKKQGFGHIVNTASAAGLGPSPFSAVYSATKHTVVGLTTSLHYEAEAYGVKVTALCPAFVDTPILNKAEAVKLDKSLIMEQFKKQKMMSPERFAKIALKGVHQNKTIICPMPLRKTMDVFFTLFPAAHSSLMRLVCRVSRKAKVSA from the coding sequence ATGGAAAATAAAAAGGTAGCCATTGTAACAGGCGGAGCCTCAGGGATAGGAAGAGCACTGTGCCTGGAATTATCCCGTCAAGGAGCTGCTGTGATCATTGCGGATATAAATGAAACGGAGGGAAAGAAAGCTCAAGCAGCCATCACCGGTTCCGCCTTTGTTTATTGTGACGTAAAGGATCTCCGCTGCATGGAAAAAATCATTCATGAAACGTATACGAATTATGGGAGAATCGATTACTTATTTAATAATGCCGGGGTTGCTTTATATGGGGAGTTCTCTGATATGAATATGACACACTGGAAAAAAACGATGGACGTGAATGTCTGGGGAGTGATTCACGGAACACAGATTGCCTATGCGATTATGAAAAAACAGGGATTTGGCCATATCGTAAACACCGCTTCCGCTGCAGGACTTGGTCCATCCCCCTTTTCAGCCGTTTACTCGGCAACAAAGCATACCGTTGTAGGGTTAACGACTTCCCTTCATTATGAAGCAGAAGCATACGGAGTGAAGGTGACCGCCCTCTGCCCCGCCTTTGTGGACACCCCGATTCTTAATAAAGCAGAAGCGGTTAAACTGGATAAATCCCTCATCATGGAACAATTCAAGAAACAAAAAATGATGTCTCCCGAAAGATTTGCAAAGATTGCGTTAAAAGGCGTACACCAAAATAAGACAATTATATGCCCAATGCCTCTCAGAAAAACGATGGATGTCTTCTTTACCCTTTTTCCTGCTGCACATTCATCCCTTATGCGGCTTGTCTGCAGGGTCAGCAGGAAGGCAAAAGTATCTGCTTGA
- a CDS encoding TetR/AcrR family transcriptional regulator, giving the protein MTGTRRYDSGKAKKEIMEHAQTVFSQKGYNHTSVADLAKASGYSKGHIYYHFENKEKLFVLLAQRTMKEWNDKWMIKEPIYQNASEKLYGMAMHVLYHYQTPLLRSGQELAANPQSSPESVKQLYELAVVPMAAYRTIFTEGISNGEFMSNGNADQWTALYGTWLGGLCQLTNTQEPASLEPLFHEATSIFLKSIQSS; this is encoded by the coding sequence ATGACAGGCACACGCCGCTATGACAGCGGGAAGGCAAAAAAAGAAATCATGGAGCATGCTCAAACCGTTTTTTCTCAAAAGGGCTACAATCATACGTCTGTGGCAGATTTAGCAAAGGCATCCGGCTATAGCAAAGGGCACATTTATTATCATTTTGAAAACAAAGAGAAGCTCTTTGTGCTGCTTGCTCAAAGAACAATGAAGGAATGGAATGATAAGTGGATGATTAAAGAACCAATCTATCAAAATGCAAGTGAAAAACTTTACGGAATGGCCATGCATGTACTTTATCACTATCAGACTCCGCTGCTCCGTTCCGGTCAGGAGCTTGCTGCGAATCCGCAGTCCAGTCCTGAATCGGTCAAACAGCTGTATGAACTGGCAGTGGTGCCCATGGCAGCCTACAGGACTATTTTTACAGAAGGTATCAGTAATGGGGAATTTATGTCCAATGGAAACGCGGATCAATGGACGGCACTTTACGGAACATGGCTCGGAGGACTGTGCCAGCTCACAAATACACAGGAGCCAGCTTCCCTGGAACCTCTTTTTCATGAAGCAACCTCGATATTTCTTAAATCCATCCAATCCAGTTAG
- a CDS encoding APC family permease yields MISSIKRLLIGRPLKSGELGEQKLNKKKALAILSSDALSSVAYGPEQILIVLITISAAAFWYSIPIALGVLVLLAALILSYRQIIFAYPHGGGAYVVSKNNLGVNPGLIAGGSLLVDYILTVAVSVSAGTDAITSAFPALHDYNVEIAIVFVILLTILNLRGVTESASVLAYPVYLFVLALFIMIGAGLYHIITGQVPADAHTPIGTPVAGLSLFILLRAFASGSSALTGVEAISNAIPNFKNPAPNNAAKTLVAMGTLLAILFTGIVYLAYYYGIVPAAEVTVVSQIAEETFGRNFMYYFIQGTTALILILAANTGYTAFPLLAVNLAKDKFIPRMFTVRGDRLGYSNGIIILSVFSIILIIAFKGQTEHLIPLYAVGVFIPFTLSQTGMMVKWLKEKPAGWIPKFIINTAGAVICFLVTLIFFLTKFTQVWSILIFLPIIIILFHQIRKHYEAVGDQLRITTCERAIPIEGNVIVVPVAGITHVVENSLNYAKSLSPDQIIAVYIAFEREDERKFEEKWKKWQPDVRLVTLQSHYRSIINPLTKFVDTVEKKASESNYKVTVVIPQFIPKKGWHNILHNQSSLLIRAFLLYRRNVIITTVPYHLKK; encoded by the coding sequence TTGATTTCTTCAATAAAACGGTTACTAATCGGAAGGCCTTTAAAATCAGGGGAGCTTGGGGAACAGAAACTCAATAAGAAAAAGGCGCTCGCCATTCTGTCATCTGATGCATTATCTTCCGTTGCCTATGGTCCGGAACAAATTCTGATTGTGCTGATCACCATCAGTGCAGCTGCGTTCTGGTATTCCATTCCGATTGCATTAGGGGTTTTAGTCCTGCTGGCGGCATTGATCCTATCCTACCGTCAGATTATTTTTGCCTATCCCCACGGAGGAGGCGCCTATGTTGTTTCCAAAAACAATTTAGGAGTAAATCCCGGTCTGATTGCCGGCGGTTCCCTGCTGGTGGACTACATTCTGACTGTAGCAGTGAGTGTTTCTGCAGGAACGGATGCGATTACGTCCGCGTTTCCTGCTTTGCATGATTATAACGTGGAAATTGCGATTGTCTTTGTCATCTTGCTTACAATTTTAAATTTAAGAGGAGTAACGGAGTCTGCTTCTGTATTAGCCTATCCGGTCTACTTATTCGTTCTTGCTTTATTTATTATGATTGGAGCAGGCTTATATCATATTATAACAGGTCAGGTCCCGGCTGACGCACATACACCGATCGGCACACCGGTTGCAGGACTCAGTCTGTTTATTCTGTTAAGAGCTTTTGCATCAGGAAGCTCCGCTTTGACAGGGGTCGAGGCGATATCCAATGCAATTCCGAACTTTAAAAATCCGGCTCCGAACAATGCCGCGAAAACCCTTGTTGCGATGGGTACACTTCTTGCAATTTTGTTTACTGGAATTGTTTATCTTGCTTATTATTACGGAATTGTGCCCGCTGCAGAAGTAACGGTTGTTTCGCAAATTGCCGAGGAAACATTCGGCCGGAACTTTATGTATTACTTTATTCAAGGGACAACGGCCTTGATCTTAATTTTGGCAGCGAACACAGGTTATACCGCCTTCCCGCTCCTTGCCGTCAATCTCGCTAAGGATAAATTCATTCCAAGAATGTTTACGGTAAGAGGAGACCGCTTAGGCTACTCAAATGGAATCATCATCCTTTCTGTTTTTTCCATTATCCTGATTATCGCATTCAAAGGCCAGACAGAGCACCTCATCCCTCTATATGCCGTTGGAGTATTTATTCCGTTCACGCTTTCCCAGACAGGGATGATGGTGAAATGGCTGAAGGAAAAACCGGCCGGCTGGATCCCGAAGTTTATTATCAATACAGCGGGAGCGGTCATTTGCTTCCTTGTTACGCTGATTTTCTTCCTGACAAAATTTACACAGGTATGGTCGATTCTAATCTTCCTGCCGATTATCATTATCCTGTTTCACCAGATTCGCAAGCATTACGAAGCAGTGGGCGACCAATTAAGGATTACAACGTGCGAGCGCGCAATCCCAATCGAAGGAAACGTCATCGTCGTTCCGGTTGCCGGAATTACCCATGTTGTGGAGAATTCTTTAAACTATGCCAAATCCCTTTCTCCGGACCAGATTATTGCGGTGTATATCGCATTTGAGCGCGAAGATGAGCGCAAATTTGAAGAGAAATGGAAAAAGTGGCAGCCCGATGTTAGGCTCGTCACCCTGCAGTCCCATTACCGCAGCATCATCAATCCGCTTACCAAGTTTGTCGATACAGTCGAGAAAAAAGCGAGTGAATCCAACTATAAAGTAACAGTGGTCATTCCGCAGTTTATTCCGAAAAAGGGCTGGCACAATATACTCCATAACCAGTCCAGTCTGCTGATCCGTGCATTCTTGCTGTATCGGAGAAATGTAATCATTACGACAGTACCGTACCATTTGAAAAAATAA
- a CDS encoding MATE family efflux transporter → MTKKIDKKQLTLFALTWPIFIEIFLHMLMGNADTFMLSQYTDDSVAAAGVANQILNLVIVMFGFIATGSVILITQNIGAGKEHTAREVAIMSVIANLLIGILISGVLLAFSKPILQMMNLAPSLMEEGNKYLGIVGTFIFIQALIMTGASILRSYCYTKDTMVVTVCMNLLNIGGNFLLIFGAFGFPEMGIQGAAVSTVISRVLGLIAVSILLIKRIPALNQSLNLKWSHLRNLLKIGIPSAGEQLAYNMSQMAITFFVAMIGTEALTTKIYAQNIMMFIFLFSISVSQGTQILVGRMVGAKKYEEAFKRCMKSLYLAIGASLFMAVTVSAFSDNLFDLFTNNEQIIQTGGMLILLTVILEPGRAFNLVIIGALRAAGDVKFPVYMGMISMWGISVPVAYLLGVHFGYGLAGIWIAFILDEWTRGIMMYFRWKSRVWVSKGFVEKEKTALHEQAV, encoded by the coding sequence TTGACAAAAAAAATAGACAAAAAACAACTTACTTTATTTGCTTTAACATGGCCGATCTTCATTGAAATTTTCCTGCATATGCTTATGGGAAATGCCGATACATTCATGCTTAGTCAATATACAGATGATTCAGTAGCGGCAGCAGGCGTGGCCAACCAGATTTTAAACCTGGTGATCGTTATGTTCGGATTCATTGCAACAGGCTCGGTCATCTTAATAACACAGAATATTGGAGCCGGAAAGGAACACACTGCAAGAGAAGTGGCCATCATGTCGGTTATTGCCAATTTATTGATTGGTATCCTCATCAGCGGCGTACTCCTTGCTTTCAGCAAACCCATCCTTCAAATGATGAACCTTGCCCCATCCCTGATGGAGGAAGGGAATAAATATTTGGGAATCGTCGGAACCTTTATCTTCATACAAGCGTTAATCATGACAGGTGCCTCCATTCTTCGAAGCTACTGCTACACGAAAGATACGATGGTCGTAACCGTCTGCATGAACCTGCTGAATATTGGCGGAAACTTTTTATTGATTTTCGGAGCTTTCGGCTTTCCGGAAATGGGTATTCAAGGTGCAGCCGTTTCTACCGTCATCTCCAGGGTCCTTGGCCTGATTGCTGTGTCAATCCTGCTGATTAAGCGCATTCCGGCTCTGAATCAAAGCCTGAACCTCAAGTGGAGCCACTTAAGAAACCTGCTTAAAATCGGGATACCTTCTGCAGGTGAACAGCTTGCCTATAACATGTCCCAGATGGCCATCACCTTTTTTGTAGCCATGATCGGGACCGAAGCGCTAACGACTAAAATCTATGCACAGAACATCATGATGTTTATCTTCCTTTTCAGCATCTCCGTCAGTCAGGGAACGCAGATCCTCGTTGGCCGGATGGTCGGAGCCAAAAAATATGAAGAAGCGTTCAAACGCTGCATGAAAAGCCTGTATCTTGCCATTGGCGCCTCATTGTTCATGGCTGTGACGGTCAGCGCCTTCTCGGATAACCTGTTTGATTTATTCACAAACAATGAACAAATCATCCAAACCGGCGGCATGCTGATTCTGCTGACTGTTATACTCGAACCCGGCAGAGCCTTCAACCTCGTCATCATCGGAGCACTCAGAGCTGCAGGCGATGTGAAATTCCCTGTCTACATGGGAATGATCTCCATGTGGGGAATCAGCGTCCCGGTCGCCTATCTTCTTGGAGTCCACTTCGGCTACGGCCTCGCCGGCATATGGATTGCGTTCATTCTCGATGAATGGACAAGAGGCATCATGATGTACTTCCGATGGAAATCCAGAGTGTGGGTATCAAAAGGATTTGTGGAAAAAGAAAAAACCGCTTTGCATGAGCAGGCGGTATAA
- a CDS encoding immunoglobulin-like domain-containing protein: MKPNKMMALFLLLVLALSACSKEEISVTASAESKIPSQIGAPGKENEYFVWPGNIHKQTEYGPHTGKYFKRRGGFHFDTSEYILPPQSPVQSVLKVASAEKTIRYQLTERDRNYKKVKLIAEKTGKMENFSAVLPDKENALYLISIEILGEDGQVEDTDVELIYVPTAEINAKVSLNKKQITKSDTIQLKLENFGPQELSTGEGYLFEKWTGGKWELANPDMTFNAIGISVLPGKSQTVTLNTANLSSGKYRVVKDVRNVLNMETDLAAEFEIK; this comes from the coding sequence GTGAAACCGAACAAAATGATGGCCTTATTTTTGCTCTTAGTATTGGCTCTTTCCGCTTGTTCAAAAGAGGAAATCTCAGTGACAGCTTCTGCAGAAAGCAAGATCCCCTCGCAAATCGGAGCTCCCGGCAAAGAAAATGAATACTTTGTGTGGCCCGGCAACATTCACAAGCAAACAGAATACGGTCCGCATACAGGAAAGTATTTTAAAAGAAGGGGAGGCTTCCATTTTGACACCTCGGAATACATCCTGCCGCCCCAATCGCCTGTACAGTCCGTGCTAAAAGTCGCTTCCGCTGAGAAAACAATCCGGTATCAGCTGACGGAACGAGACCGGAATTACAAAAAAGTGAAGCTGATCGCGGAGAAAACAGGAAAAATGGAAAACTTCTCTGCTGTTTTGCCAGATAAAGAAAATGCGCTGTATTTGATTAGCATCGAAATTTTGGGGGAAGACGGTCAAGTCGAGGATACGGATGTTGAACTCATTTATGTGCCAACAGCGGAAATCAATGCAAAGGTGTCATTGAATAAAAAGCAGATCACGAAATCGGATACCATCCAATTGAAACTTGAAAATTTCGGTCCTCAGGAATTGTCAACGGGAGAAGGGTACCTGTTTGAAAAGTGGACGGGAGGAAAATGGGAACTGGCAAATCCGGATATGACGTTTAATGCTATAGGAATCAGTGTGCTTCCGGGGAAATCCCAAACCGTAACGCTGAATACAGCGAATTTGAGTTCGGGAAAATATAGAGTTGTTAAAGACGTTCGTAATGTTTTAAACATGGAGACAGACCTCGCGGCGGAATTTGAGATCAAGTAG
- a CDS encoding alkene reductase: MAYDKLFEPVKIGAFSLRTRSAMAPMTRSFSDDETGVPGPEVAEYYRKRAADGIGLIITEGVVISSRAKGNPGVPGLFTQEQIEGWKKVTEAVHKEGGTIAAQIWHVGRLSHPELIVGQTPEAPSAIAAEGQVPRFRKPYAVPEELSKEDVQKVIGQYAQAAKNAIEAGFDGVEIHGAHGYLIDQFNSYQSNKREDEYGGELAERLTFMKQVIRAVIQEIGADRTIIRFSAHKVDAPDYRWEDADAAMKTYTDAFKETGIQIIHPSIMDAEENIAENQTLYDLARKYWEGPIIGVGSLNADKAEAMLQKGVMDVAAFGRPLISNPDYLHRVKAGKELVEYEPKKHLVELV, encoded by the coding sequence ATGGCTTATGATAAATTATTTGAACCTGTAAAAATTGGAGCTTTCAGCTTAAGAACCCGCTCCGCTATGGCACCGATGACCCGTTCTTTTTCAGATGACGAAACCGGAGTACCCGGTCCGGAAGTGGCGGAATATTACCGGAAACGTGCAGCAGACGGCATCGGCCTTATTATCACGGAAGGCGTTGTCATCAGCAGCCGGGCAAAAGGAAATCCGGGGGTTCCTGGACTTTTCACACAGGAGCAAATCGAAGGGTGGAAAAAGGTCACCGAAGCCGTTCATAAAGAAGGCGGAACGATTGCTGCCCAAATCTGGCACGTTGGACGCCTGAGCCATCCTGAGCTGATTGTCGGCCAGACACCGGAAGCACCATCGGCGATTGCGGCAGAAGGCCAGGTACCACGCTTCCGCAAACCTTACGCAGTTCCTGAAGAACTTTCAAAAGAAGATGTTCAAAAAGTAATCGGACAATATGCACAAGCCGCAAAAAATGCGATTGAAGCGGGCTTTGACGGTGTTGAAATTCATGGTGCCCATGGTTACCTGATTGACCAGTTCAACAGCTATCAGTCCAATAAGCGTGAAGATGAATATGGCGGAGAGCTTGCGGAACGTCTTACATTCATGAAGCAGGTCATCCGCGCTGTGATTCAAGAAATCGGTGCTGACCGTACGATCATCCGTTTCTCAGCCCATAAAGTGGACGCTCCTGATTACCGCTGGGAGGATGCAGATGCCGCGATGAAAACCTATACGGACGCATTTAAAGAAACCGGTATTCAAATCATCCATCCATCCATTATGGACGCTGAAGAAAACATTGCAGAAAACCAAACCCTGTATGATCTGGCGAGAAAATACTGGGAAGGACCGATCATCGGTGTCGGCAGCCTGAACGCGGATAAAGCGGAAGCCATGCTGCAAAAAGGCGTCATGGACGTTGCCGCATTCGGCCGCCCGCTCATTTCCAACCCTGACTACCTGCACAGAGTAAAAGCAGGAAAAGAACTGGTTGAATATGAGCCGAAAAAACATTTAGTCGAGCTTGTTTAA
- a CDS encoding immunoglobulin-like domain-containing protein translates to MKPKKMMAVFLLLVLALSACSKEEIPVTASAASKIPSQIGTPSKKNEYFVWPHNIHKQTEYGPHTGKYFKRRGGFHFETSQYILPPKSPVQSVLKVASAEKTIRYQLTERDRNYKKVKLIAEKTGKMASFSAVLPDKENALYLISIEILGEDGQVEDTGVELIYVPTAEINAKVSLNKKQITKSDTIQLKLENYGPEALFTGEGYRFEKWTGGKWEQASPDMSIRDIGINVLPGKSQIITLNTSELSSGKYRVVKDVQNILDMKADLAAEFEIK, encoded by the coding sequence GTGAAACCGAAAAAAATGATGGCCGTATTTCTGCTCTTAGTATTGGCTCTTTCCGCTTGTTCAAAAGAGGAAATCCCAGTGACAGCTTCTGCAGCAAGCAAGATCCCCTCGCAAATCGGAACTCCCAGCAAAAAAAATGAATACTTTGTGTGGCCCCACAACATTCACAAGCAAACAGAATACGGTCCGCATACAGGAAAGTATTTTAAAAGAAGGGGAGGCTTCCACTTTGAGACCTCGCAATACATCCTGCCCCCAAAATCGCCTGTACAGTCCGTGCTAAAAGTCGCTTCCGCTGAGAAAACAATCCGGTATCAGCTGACGGAACGAGACCGGAATTACAAAAAAGTGAAGCTGATTGCCGAGAAAACAGGAAAAATGGCAAGCTTCTCTGCCGTTCTGCCCGACAAAGAAAATGCGCTGTATTTGATTAGCATAGAAATTTTGGGGGAAGACGGACAAGTCGAGGATACGGGTGTTGAACTCATTTATGTGCCAACAGCGGAAATCAATGCAAAGGTGTCATTGAATAAAAAGCAGATCACGAAATCGGATACCATCCAATTGAAACTTGAAAACTACGGTCCTGAAGCATTGTTTACGGGAGAAGGATACCGTTTTGAAAAATGGACGGGAGGAAAGTGGGAACAGGCCAGTCCCGATATGTCGATTAGAGATATAGGAATCAATGTTCTCCCCGGAAAATCCCAGATCATTACGCTGAATACTTCAGAATTGAGTTCGGGAAAATACAGAGTTGTAAAAGACGTTCAGAACATTTTAGACATGAAGGCGGACCTCGCAGCGGAATTTGAAATCAAGTAG